The genomic DNA ATGCTGCCGGGGAATTCGACTCCCTGAAAACGGCTGCCTGAGAATTGCGCGTTGGTGAGATCAACTGTCTCGAACCGGGTGGACCGAATGTCTGATTCATAAAACGAGATCCCGGCCAGTGACGATGCGTTGAAACCTGTCATTCGCATTTTCGTGTTCAGAAAAGCCGCACCGCCGAAAGAGCATTCCCGGAACCGGCAGTCGGAGAAACGGCAGTCGGTGAAGCCTGTCCCTGTGAAGTTGCAGTTCGTGAATGAGCATTTGCTGAAGTTCATGCCCATGATGTCCACGGCGGAGAAGTCGACGTTCTTGAAATTGCAGCCTGTGGTGGCACCGCCTGAGATGGCGCTCCCAGCGAGGTTGCAGTTGGCCATTTTTGTGCGGATGAAGGTGACGTCGGTGAAAGTCGAGCGGGTGAGTTTCAATCCGGAGAATTCCCTCCCGTCCAGTTCTTCTTTTTCGACATTGGAACAGACCAGTTCAATGTCCCGGATGTTGCGTCGTTTGGGAAGGAGTTTTTCCAGTGTTTTCCTGCGTGAGCCGAAGAATCTGGCGAGCACTCTTTCTTTTGGACACGGTTCGATTTTTTTGGTGAGTTCGTATGCGTCTTCGTCTGAGGAGGGGGTGGGCTGATCAAAATCCGCATGTGTCAGTTTGTTTACGAAGTCGGGAGCCAGAGCGAGCAGGGCGCTGAATGCGTCGGAGCGTGCTGATTCTCTCATGGAGTCGGGCAGGGCTGCGAAATAGCTCTGAAGTGCCTTGTCTTCAAGGAGCGGGACACGGCTGTTGGCTGCCCTTTTGAGGGACGGCATCTTTACCCGGATGGTTGCAAGCAGTTTTCCCGCAGACTTGGCATTCTGGGCGATAATGCCGTCCAGGCAATGGCCTGCAATGTCCTTGTGCGCGGATTTCAGAAGTTTGATGAACATGTCGAGCACCCGTCTTTCCCCGACTTCGGTCACCTGCGTGACGGTACGCAGGCTGAGCGGAGTGGGGGAAATGAAGCCGACACTGATGGATACGGCGAGTGTTGCGGCCATTTCCGGGTCGTTCATGGCGATCAGCAGATGACAGATGTCCTCAAGTTCCTCTCCGCTCGCACCGGTCTTGAGGCGGGTGGTCATCCATTTTCCGAATGCGCCGCTTTTGAGTGTCTGGCGGGCCGGGAAGGCCAATTCTTCGCCGTTTCTCCCGAGAGAGGTCAGGAACGGGAGTAATTCCGCAGGGTCAGTCGTAGCCAGCGGGGTCATGAGACCTTCAAGCCACGAGATGGTTTGCTTGTCGTGGTCGCCGGGGTAGTCGAGCAGCATTTCATGGCCCAGCGCCAGACGGTCACAGGCGTCCAGCCCTGTGACGATGGCGGCCATTTCCCGCAGGGAGACGGCCTTGGCTGCAACAAAGCGGGCGGCAAGGCTGCGGCCGAATTTTCCTGCCCGAAGCAGGGCGCTCAGGCAGAGCCGGATTATGTGGCTGTCTTTTGACTGGTGAATGAGGCGGTAGAAATTCAGGCAGGCGTCGGCTACCGGGACGGTGTGAAAGACGCTGGGAGGCTCTCTTCGGTCCAGTGCGCGAATAAAGTTCTGGACCACGGATTTGATGTCGGGCACCTCGGAAGACGCCGTCATGCTGGAGCAGTTCCGGATCATGGTGGAAAGTTGTGCAATGTCTGTAATTTCTGTGCTCATCAAAGCCGCCTTCTCGCCACCTACACTGTGCAGATTGTTGGATGAGATGTCAAAGGCGTTAGAATTGATTCCTTGCGCCGTTTGGGAGGCCTGTTGAATATCGTTCGGGCATGCGAAACACGTTTTGTGCGAAAAGTGAGTCGTGGCGGGGGTTAAACTGGCGTTTTAAACCCAAAAAGACTTTGACTCGCCTCCTAACATGACCTATCGTGCTTCACTTATATTTATATTGTCCGAAGATTCCGGTATCAACCAAACTCAGGAAAAGACTATATGTACACATTGCGTACTCTTCCGGGAGACGATGTTCGCCAGATCATGTGGCGTTTCGCTGATCGTTTCGACCTTCAGATGTCTGTGCAGTCCGCACGTTCCATCGCTCGCAGCACCGTTGCCAAACTCGTGGCCGAAGGCGCGCGCAACACCCATGAATGGACCGACCAGAAAGATGAACTGCTGACCGCGTTCGACCAGTCCGGCCTGACTGCGCTGTTCATGGATCCGCATCAGGGCGGATTCATCGAGGGTCCCAAGAATTTCGCACTCGCGCTTGTTGCGTTCGAGTTGTCATATGTGGACGCCGGTGCGGCCACCTGTTCCCTCGCCTCCAACCTCGCGCTTGCCCCGATTCACGAAAAGGGAACCCCGGAGCAGCGTGATTACTACATGTCCAAATGTGTGCCGCCCCAGCCCGGTGAAGACCGCGAAATCTGGCGTGGCGCATTCGCGCTTACCGAGCCGCTGCCGTACATCGGTGTGGATACCGGCGTGCTGTGCGGCAAGGCCACTGTCGCCGATTGGGACGAGGGCGAAGAGCCCATGCTCCAGATCGACAAGCGCGGCCGTTTCATCACCAACATGGATTTCGCCAATTTCGTCACTGCCGCGGTCGAGTCCAATGACGACCGCATCAAGGGGACCTTCATGGTCATCCTCGAGGATACCGACGAAGGCATTTTCGATCGCGGCGCACCGACGCTCAAGATGGTGCATCAGCTTTCCTCCACCCGTGACCCCGTGCTGAACCTCAAGGTTCCCGCGTCCCGCATCATCGGTGGTTACGATGTCGTCGACGGCGTGATCGTGCCGAAATACAATCATTCCGAAATCATCGGTGCGGTTTTCCACCGTACCCGTATCCCGGTCGGCCTGATGACTTCCGCGAAGCTCATCTCCGCTGTTGAGCCGGTCATTCGCTACCATCGCAACCGTTTCCGCGGTGGCGATGCAGCCAAGGAAGGTTCTCCCCGCTACGATAAGGGACTCCAGATCAACGAAGATGCGCTCCAGCGTCTTGTCGATGTCTGGGCATCCGGTGAGGCCGGGTGTTCATTCGCCTTTGCCGCGTCCCGTCTGGCTGACCGTTTCGATCCCATCGAAAAGGCCAAGGAGGCGCACTTCGAGGCCGAGGGCGTGACCAGCCCGCGCAAGCAGATGGTCGCCCTGCGTAAGCTCAAGGATCAGGTCGTCGAGTTCATCAATCTCGAATACACCCCCGAAGCCGAACGTGATCAGGCCCGTTATGCCGAACTTTCGGCCGACACCCTTGTCCAGTACGCCTACATGGAAGCCCTCGCAGGCATTCTCAACCCCGGCGTGAAACTCTGGAACACCGGCGTGGGTGCCAACATGATGCGCGAAGCCGTGGCGCTTGTCGGCGGTTACGGCATTACCGAGGACTGTCCCGGTTTCCTCATGCAGAAATGGACCGACTGCCAGCTTGAAGCGACCTACGAAGGTCCGGAAGCCGTGCAGCGTCGCCACATGACCATGACCATGACGAGCGAGGTCTTCCTGGCCACGTTCGACGCATGGATCAAACATATGGAACGTGCGGGCAAGGAAGTTCCCGGTCTCGGCGGCTACGTGCTCGCTTCGGCCATGGAACTCTGGAAGTGGACCCTTGAATTCCTTCAGAACAACAAGGATGCCGAAGGCCGCAAGCTATTCCACAACAAGCGTCAGGGGTCACCTTCCCGATGGCCGATGCGCTCGGCTGGCTGTGTGCCCCGTACTTCCTCGCCGGAGACGTCATGGAACTGATCGAAAAAGGTCCCATGTCTCCGACTCTGGCAGAAGGCCTCGACGACCTTACCGGTTTCTACAAGGACATCTGCCACGTGCAGGCTGCCCGTGCCGCCGGTGAAGTCTCCCGCATCTGCACCGAACTCATCTACGGGTTCTATGAGTGTAAATGCGTTAATCCGGAAGCAGGCGAATGTCCCGCAGACGCGCTTGCCCGGTTCCGTGAACTCAAGGCCAAGGTCGATATGTGCATGGCCGGATCGCGTGTGTCCAAGGACCGCGCTGGCAACGCCCTCACCGGCGTCATGATCCCGGAAGCACTCGATTACCCGATGGTATAAGTCAAGATACAAGAGGGAGACTTTGAAAGGAGCCTCCCTCTTGTTTTGTGTTTTGAATCAGGACTTGAAGCCGTCTTCGGCATAAGTTGTTTAATAAAAAGTACACATTTTGCGTTCGCACGGACTCGCGAAGCGCACCAAAAAGTTAGGAGAGTCCAGAGAGCCCTTTCAAGGGGTCTTTGGTTCCCGAAGGGCCGCCGGAGGCATCCCATGACAGATTCTACTGAAATTCCCGAAACTCCCCGTGCCGAAATGGAGACTGATATCGTCTGTGTAGGCTTCGGTCCTGCCGCGGGCGGTTTTTTGACCACGCTGACCCGTGGCTTGATGAACGAAGATGGGACGCCCATTGCGGAGTCCAAGGCGATGCCGGGTATGCCGCCGCAGGTGATCTGCTACGAGCGTGCCGACGACATCGGGTTCGGCGTGTCGGGTGTCGTGACCAAGGGACGTTCCATCAGGGCGAGTTTCCCGGACCTTGATCTGTCCCAGATTCCCATGGCCCATGCCGTGATGGAAGAGAAGGTCCTTTATCTCAAGGACCCGGTGGGCGCGAGTCGGCGTCCGACCGCCTTCAAGCTGGCGGACAAGGCGCTTGGCAAGTGGATGGAAGACGACGCATACGAACTGCCGTATATCCCGCCGTTCCTTGAAAAGCATCCCGGCATGATCTTTTCCATTGGCCAGTTGAACCAGTGGGTCGGCGGCAATCTGATGGGGACCGGCATGGCGCAGATCTGGCCGAGCAGCCCCGTTGCCGAGCCGCTCATGGAAGGGCGCGCCGTCAAGGGCGTTCGCATGGCGGATCAGGGCGTGGACAAGGACGGCAACCCGGATGCCGGGTTCATGCCCGGTATGGACATGAAGGCAGCATTGACTGTCGTGGCGGACGGTCCTGTCGGCCCGGTCGGTCAGCATCTGGACCGCGAACTGGGACTGCCCGAGGGCAAGCACCAGCGCGAGTGGGCCGTGGCCATGAAATGTGTCGTGGACCTGCCTGAAGGCTGCGACTGGAAGCCCGGTACCGTGCTGCACACCATCGGCTACCCCGAACCCGAAATTTTCGGTTTCCTATACGTGTACCCCGGCAATGTCGCGTCCATGGGCATCTTCATTCCGTCATGGTTCGACAATCCGGTTCGCACGGCATACCGCTACATGCAGCACTGGATGATGCACCCGTATCTCTGGAAGCGCATTCAGGGCGGCACCATGCGGTCATGGGGCGCGAAGTCGCTGGCCGAATCCGGCAGGCGCGGCGAACCGTTCCTTTGCGGTGACGGGTTTGCGCGCATCGGCGAAGGCTCCGGTTCGACCAACGTGCTGACCGGTTCCGGCGTGGATGAAGCATGGGCTACCGGCGTGCAGTTGGGCGAGGCGGTTCTTGAACTGCTCAAGGACGGCAAGGAATTTACCAAGGAAAACCTTGAGGCCACATATGTCGCCAGACGGCGGGCTTCGTGGGTCGAGGAAGAGGCCAAGGTGGCTGAGAAGGCCCGTGACGGGTTTACGAAAAACACGTTACTCGGTTTCCTCGGCATGGGCATGACCGGTCTGACCAACGGGCTGCTGAATATGCCCGGAGAAGCGAAAAAGCCGCAGGACCGCATCCCGACCATCGAGGAATATTACACTGATTACATCCCGGAAGGCGAGATTCAGGAAATCCGCGCCGAGTGTGCCAAGAAGGGCACGAGCCTGCATGACGCGCTCATGGACCGCGTGGGCTGGCCCGAGATCCCGCTTGACGGCACGTTGCTTGTTTCCCATCAGGACGCACTGCTCATGGGTGGCAAGGTGCAGGCGAATCCCGGCTATGCGGATCATGTTCGTTTCGCTGACCCGGACATGTGCGCTGCGTGTCGCGAAAAGGTCTGCATCGAGGCGTGTTCCGGGCAGGCTATTTATACGAATCCCGAAGGCGGCACCCCGCTGTTTGACCGGGAAAAATGTGTGCATTGCGGTGCATGCATGTGGAATTGCAGCAAGTCCGACCCCAAGGATAGGGAACGCACCAACGTGAAGTTCCGTGCCGGTTCCGGCGGGCTGCATTCCGTTGAAAATTAGGCTATAGGCATCCGAAGTGAATCCGAGGCGGCGCGGTAACCACCGCGCCGTTTTTAGAATGGACGGCATGAGAAATACGATTGTCGTCAAATACATCAAGGAGATAACGTAAATGAGCACTGAACTGCATATCGTGGTCTGCGGCAGTATCGTCCCGGACCCGCTCCAGACGCTCGCACCCGTGGACGGCCCTCAGGGACCGACCCTGCAAAATGAAATGATGCTCCCCGCCGTGTTGGACCCGTGGGCAGGGCATGCCCTGTACGAGGCCGCCAATCTGGCGCAGAAGAACCCCGGCTCCCGTGTCTGGCTCGTCAGCCTCGGCCCCAAGGCCAAGTTGCAGCAGGTCATGATGGCCGTATCCCAGAAAGCTCCGTTTGAACTGGTCGTGGCCGATGGCTCCGCATCCGGTTTCACCGACGCTTTCGAGACCGCCAAGGTCCTCGCCGACACCATCGACGGTATCGGTGACCTCGACAAGTCCAAGCTCCTGCTGTTTGGTGGCTGGCAGTCCGCATCCCGCGGTTCCGGCGCAGTCATGCAGATGGTCGGCGAAATGCTCGGCGTGACCGAACAGTTCCAGGGTGTCGATAAGATCACTGTCGGCGACGACGGTTCCATCGAAGTCATGGAGCGCATTGAAGGCGGTGCCTACCAGAATTCCGTGGTCGACGGCGCACCCGCCGTGTTCGGCTGGGCCACCGGCGAACTGCCCGAGCCTCCGAACAATCCGCAGATCGGCATGCAGAACATGCAGAAGAACATGCCCGCGTTGCAGCAGGCCAAGCCTGCCGACCTGTCCGGCACCAGCTTGAAGTTCGAGGGCGTCGAGGTCCCGCAGCAGCGTCGTGAAACCCGCGTGGTGAAAGACGTTCCTGTCGAAGACATGGCGAAAGAAATCGTCGAATGGCTCAAGGGATAAGGGGGAAGACAATGACTGTACTTTATCTCGCACATACTGAAAATGACGGCTCCCTGCACAAGGTTGCCCTTGAGACCCTGACCGCTGCCAAGGCGTTGGCCGAAGGCATGGGCGTTGATTTGGCTGTGGGCCTTGTCGGTGCTGACGTTGCCGGTGCTGCCGATTCCATCGGAGGTTGCGGCGCAAAGTTCTACGGTGTGTCCGGCGAAGAGTTTGCTGCCGCCCGTTACGCATCTGATCTGGCTGCCGTTGAGGCCATTGCCAAGGCGTGTGGCGCCGAAATCGTCGTGGCTCCGGCCACTTCCCGTCTTCAGCCGCGCTCTGCCGGGACTGGCTATCCGTCTGGAAGGCCGTGTGGACACGCACCTGTCTGGACTCGAAGCCGTGGACGGCAAGCCCGTTGCAAAGCGTTGGTTCTACCGCCAGCGCATGGAAGGCACCCTGACACGCGAAGAACGTCCGTGGGTGCTGACGCTCGATTCCGGTTGTGCCGACGCCTTTGAAGGCGCAGGCAGCGCGGATGTCGAGGCCGTGTCCGTGGATGTCTCCGGCGTTCGCACCAAGGTTGTGGGCATCGAAGCTCCTTCCGGCGACGAGCAGACCATTCGTCCGGATGCCGACCTCCTGTTTGTTACCGGCGCAGGCTGGATGAAGAAACAGGCAGACGGCGCAACACACGTTGCCGAGGCCGAGGCGCTGATCACCGGGTTCATGGGGCAGACCAAGTGCTCCATCGGTTCCTCCAAGTCTTTGGTGGATATTTCCGGTGAAGAAGGCGAGGTCATCTCCTTCCTGACACACATGCATCAGGTCGGTCAGACCGGTTCTTCTCCGCGTCACGCCAAGGGCCTTGCCTCCTGCTGTCACGGCGAGGAACCGCACGTCGTGGGCTGGCGTTTCATCAATGAGCGCCGTGCCATCAACACCGATGCAGGCTGCGGCTGGGCACAGGGCAAATGCGATGTGCTGTACATTGGCGACGCCTTTGAAATCATGAAAAAGGTCAACGAGCTGCTCGGCTAATCAGCCTCTTTACAGTTGAAAAAAGTAAGGGCCGCGTCCGGTATTTCCGGACGCGGCCCTTTTCTGGTTTACGGGATGAAAGACTTTTTCGAGGGAGAATCAAATGAACTGCTCTTAGGGCTTCAGCTCCAGATACTTTTTCTTCAATGCCTTGAACTCTTCTGTTTTTTTGAATTCCCGGAGTTCGGCAGAAAACATATCCACGAATTCCTTGGACTCGTTGGAGCGACTGAAAATGATATAGAGTCCTTCATTCTTGATGGTGATACCCGGCTGGGGGCGAATGGATGGATCACCAATCTTTTTAGCCAGGTAAATGCCGTTTCCGCATTCAGCGACGATGGCGTCCAGCCGACCGAAGCTGAGTTTCATGAAGTTT from uncultured Pseudodesulfovibrio sp. includes the following:
- a CDS encoding 4Fe-4S ferredoxin is translated as MTDSTEIPETPRAEMETDIVCVGFGPAAGGFLTTLTRGLMNEDGTPIAESKAMPGMPPQVICYERADDIGFGVSGVVTKGRSIRASFPDLDLSQIPMAHAVMEEKVLYLKDPVGASRRPTAFKLADKALGKWMEDDAYELPYIPPFLEKHPGMIFSIGQLNQWVGGNLMGTGMAQIWPSSPVAEPLMEGRAVKGVRMADQGVDKDGNPDAGFMPGMDMKAALTVVADGPVGPVGQHLDRELGLPEGKHQREWAVAMKCVVDLPEGCDWKPGTVLHTIGYPEPEIFGFLYVYPGNVASMGIFIPSWFDNPVRTAYRYMQHWMMHPYLWKRIQGGTMRSWGAKSLAESGRRGEPFLCGDGFARIGEGSGSTNVLTGSGVDEAWATGVQLGEAVLELLKDGKEFTKENLEATYVARRRASWVEEEAKVAEKARDGFTKNTLLGFLGMGMTGLTNGLLNMPGEAKKPQDRIPTIEEYYTDYIPEGEIQEIRAECAKKGTSLHDALMDRVGWPEIPLDGTLLVSHQDALLMGGKVQANPGYADHVRFADPDMCAACREKVCIEACSGQAIYTNPEGGTPLFDREKCVHCGACMWNCSKSDPKDRERTNVKFRAGSGGLHSVEN
- a CDS encoding electron transfer flavoprotein subunit beta, giving the protein MSTELHIVVCGSIVPDPLQTLAPVDGPQGPTLQNEMMLPAVLDPWAGHALYEAANLAQKNPGSRVWLVSLGPKAKLQQVMMAVSQKAPFELVVADGSASGFTDAFETAKVLADTIDGIGDLDKSKLLLFGGWQSASRGSGAVMQMVGEMLGVTEQFQGVDKITVGDDGSIEVMERIEGGAYQNSVVDGAPAVFGWATGELPEPPNNPQIGMQNMQKNMPALQQAKPADLSGTSLKFEGVEVPQQRRETRVVKDVPVEDMAKEIVEWLKG